One window of Deinococcus fonticola genomic DNA carries:
- a CDS encoding IS5 family transposase, with the protein MPGTGYSSDLTDREWALLEPLLPGPRPTGRKRIHSQRVLVNAMLYVLQTGCAWRLLPVNFPTWGTVYAQYRKWRIRGVLKDVHDVLRARVRQAAGRDAQPTAGIIDSQSAKTTEAGGIRGFDGAKKVNGRKRHILVDTLGLILKVVVHPADLQDREGGKLVLDGVKKQYPKLDRVWADQGYTGGFLRWAKDSSDLLVEVVYPWWRQAKRYTPDLVESIDPRKTFHVLPRRWVVERTFAWLGKCRRLSKDYEALPETTETLVYLAMIRLMLRRLGRAPPNR; encoded by the coding sequence ATGCCAGGGACTGGGTATAGCTCTGATTTGACGGACCGGGAGTGGGCTCTGCTTGAACCGCTCCTTCCCGGTCCACGTCCTACAGGACGCAAACGCATTCATTCTCAACGGGTGCTCGTGAACGCCATGCTCTACGTCCTGCAAACCGGCTGTGCGTGGCGCCTCCTCCCTGTGAACTTCCCCACCTGGGGCACGGTGTATGCCCAATACCGCAAGTGGCGTATCCGCGGAGTGCTGAAAGACGTCCACGACGTCCTCCGAGCAAGGGTTCGCCAGGCTGCAGGTCGGGACGCCCAACCCACCGCCGGCATTATCGATAGTCAAAGTGCAAAGACAACCGAAGCTGGCGGCATCCGAGGATTTGACGGTGCGAAGAAGGTCAATGGACGTAAGCGGCACATCTTGGTGGACACACTCGGCTTGATTCTCAAAGTTGTCGTGCATCCGGCCGATCTGCAGGACCGCGAAGGTGGAAAACTTGTTCTGGACGGAGTAAAAAAGCAATACCCAAAGCTGGACAGGGTCTGGGCAGACCAGGGTTACACGGGTGGCTTTCTCCGCTGGGCAAAAGACAGCTCGGATCTACTCGTCGAGGTGGTCTATCCGTGGTGGCGACAGGCCAAGCGGTACACGCCAGACCTGGTGGAGAGCATAGATCCCCGCAAGACGTTTCACGTCTTGCCACGCCGTTGGGTCGTTGAACGCACTTTCGCGTGGCTCGGCAAATGTCGCCGGTTGTCTAAGGATTACGAGGCTTTACCAGAAACGACAGAAACCCTGGTGTATCTGGCGATGATTCGGCTCATGCTACGCAGGTTGGGCCGCGCTCCACCAAACCGTTAG
- a CDS encoding HNH endonuclease signature motif containing protein, with product MTEVPAITWRSYALRGVTMSYKRKWDKKLRRQIYVHRLVAAQHMGRELMPGEVVHHRNGDKQDFSPENLLVLPSQAAHMAVEHVQRKKAQGLEPLFDLEDMAVKSGKRSI from the coding sequence GTGACGGAAGTTCCGGCCATCACCTGGCGCAGCTATGCTTTGAGAGGGGTGACCATGAGTTACAAGCGCAAGTGGGACAAAAAGTTGCGGAGGCAGATCTATGTTCACCGCCTGGTTGCCGCGCAACATATGGGGCGTGAACTGATGCCAGGTGAAGTCGTCCACCACCGCAACGGCGACAAGCAGGACTTCAGCCCGGAGAACCTGCTGGTGCTTCCGAGCCAGGCGGCACACATGGCCGTGGAGCACGTCCAGCGAAAAAAAGCGCAGGGACTCGAACCTCTGTTCGACCTGGAGGATATGGCCGTGAAGTCAGGCAAAAGGTCTATTTAG